From the genome of Kaistella daneshvariae, one region includes:
- a CDS encoding DUF6427 family protein: MFRLLSKESNIFSVPVYIGVLLLIVISFNILDFNTLDVISAVVTFAGVALGYFCFNAIGLTYQSHLPLFLYTFFVFALYPGDLDIGLAVSLFTNSIIILILTADDLSVRHNSYILVGSILAINFIFLPTTWPMSIFVIFHIIGTSGRIGLQIFRLFFGFLLIAICYFSVAYFLNLNSWNTAYFPFTGFEPTKNFDHLLWLSPVLIFLIHSVADHFRHFNKKSPTSRFKYTFLLVFSVAQFITIFMYMGKTYEYLLLLALPASIILSRMLRFSKKYWLQEAGLWTIIFSLLLFKLSSYFNFF; encoded by the coding sequence ATGTTTCGATTACTTTCAAAAGAAAGCAATATTTTTTCGGTACCGGTTTATATTGGCGTTCTGCTTTTGATTGTGATCAGCTTTAACATTTTAGATTTCAATACCTTAGACGTAATTTCAGCCGTTGTTACCTTTGCCGGCGTGGCGCTGGGTTATTTCTGTTTCAATGCGATCGGACTTACTTACCAAAGCCATTTACCGCTCTTTTTGTATACTTTTTTCGTTTTTGCCTTATATCCGGGAGATTTGGATATTGGCCTTGCGGTGTCGCTGTTTACCAATTCCATTATTATATTGATTCTTACCGCAGATGATCTTTCAGTGCGCCATAATTCATATATTTTGGTGGGATCTATTCTGGCCATTAATTTCATTTTTTTACCCACGACCTGGCCGATGTCTATTTTTGTAATTTTCCACATTATAGGAACTTCAGGCCGAATTGGTTTGCAGATTTTCCGGTTGTTTTTTGGCTTTCTGCTGATTGCAATCTGCTATTTTTCGGTGGCTTATTTTTTAAATTTAAACAGCTGGAATACTGCTTATTTTCCTTTCACCGGTTTTGAACCGACCAAAAACTTCGACCATCTATTGTGGTTGAGTCCGGTTCTCATATTTTTAATTCATTCTGTGGCAGACCATTTCCGGCATTTTAATAAAAAAAGCCCTACAAGCCGCTTTAAATACACTTTTTTGCTGGTCTTTTCGGTGGCACAGTTCATCACCATTTTTATGTATATGGGTAAAACGTACGAATATCTGTTACTGTTGGCTTTACCCGCCTCAATTATTCTGAGCAGAATGCTGAGATTTTCCAAAAAATACTGGTTGCAGGAAGCGGGTTTATGGACTATTATTTTTTCGCTTTTGCTCTTTAAACTTTCCTCTTATTTTAATTTCTTTTAA
- a CDS encoding universal stress protein — protein MINIILPVDFSDATDRLVDGAMKFARELNGRICLIHVAPADIGFAIGDMGFQYFPEVEQNEIKQELLQLNTLEQRIIAQGIDCEHLLKQGVSGDTILEYAKDKAAAYIVMGSHGRSNMYDVFVGSLTKELTRRSHIPVLVIPIH, from the coding sequence ATGATAAACATTATTTTACCAGTAGATTTTTCCGATGCTACCGACCGCTTGGTGGATGGCGCCATGAAATTTGCGCGGGAGCTGAACGGCAGAATTTGCCTGATTCACGTGGCACCAGCCGACATTGGTTTTGCCATCGGAGACATGGGATTTCAGTATTTTCCGGAAGTGGAACAGAATGAAATTAAGCAGGAACTTTTGCAGCTGAACACTTTGGAACAGCGCATTATCGCCCAGGGAATTGATTGTGAGCACTTGCTGAAACAAGGCGTTTCCGGCGACACCATTCTGGAATATGCCAAAGACAAAGCCGCGGCGTATATTGTAATGGGCTCGCACGGCAGAAGCAATATGTACGATGTTTTTGTGGGAAGTTTAACCAAAGAACTTACGCGCAGATCGCACATTCCGGTTTTGGTGATACCGATTCATTAA
- a CDS encoding fumarylacetoacetate hydrolase family protein codes for MKIICIGRNYAAHAQELGNEIPESPVIFMKPDTAILKGNDFYIPEFSSDVHYELEVVLKISKGGKYIQQENAAKHYDEIGLGIDFTARDLQSQLKSKGLPWELAKGFDGSAVLSEFFPKSNFDMKNLNFSLLKNKEEVQNGNTSLMIFTPEQIIAFVSQYFTLRVGDLIFTGTPQGVGKVSENDELQAFLEDQKVLDLRIQ; via the coding sequence ATGAAAATCATTTGTATCGGAAGAAATTACGCCGCGCACGCACAGGAATTAGGCAACGAAATCCCGGAAAGTCCCGTGATTTTTATGAAACCCGACACCGCGATTTTAAAAGGAAACGACTTCTACATTCCGGAATTTTCCAGTGATGTTCACTACGAATTGGAAGTGGTTTTGAAAATTTCAAAAGGCGGAAAATATATTCAGCAAGAAAATGCCGCGAAGCACTACGACGAAATTGGTTTGGGAATCGATTTTACGGCGCGCGATCTTCAGTCACAACTAAAGTCGAAAGGTTTGCCTTGGGAACTTGCCAAAGGTTTTGACGGAAGCGCAGTTTTGTCGGAGTTTTTCCCAAAAAGTAATTTTGACATGAAAAACCTGAACTTTTCTTTGTTGAAAAATAAAGAAGAAGTTCAGAACGGCAACACTTCGCTCATGATTTTTACGCCGGAACAAATCATTGCTTTTGTTTCGCAATATTTTACGTTGCGCGTCGGCGATCTCATTTTCACGGGCACACCACAAGGCGTAGGGAAAGTTTCTGAAAACGACGAACTGCAGGCTTTCCTGGAAGATCAAAAGGTTTTGGACCTCAGAATTCAGTAA
- a CDS encoding 3'-5' exonuclease produces MNLKLHKPLCVFDLETTGIQVARDRIVEISILKVYPDASRESRTWRVNPEMFIPKESTEVHGISDDDVKDSPKFREIAGKIIDMITGCDLAGFNSNRFDVPLLAEELLRAGADFDLTKFKLVDAQTIFHKMEPRNLTAAYQFYCRKSLENAHSAEADVLATFEVLDAQVGHYPDLPKDIAGLSEFSSHHKFADLAGFVAFDKDEKEIFTFGKYKGQRVKDVFQKDLGYYGWIQNADFPLYTKKVLTGIQLRSRF; encoded by the coding sequence ATGAATTTAAAACTCCATAAACCACTTTGCGTTTTCGATCTGGAAACGACTGGAATTCAGGTAGCTCGTGACCGCATCGTGGAAATTTCTATTTTAAAAGTTTATCCGGACGCTTCACGCGAATCACGCACCTGGCGCGTAAATCCGGAAATGTTTATTCCAAAGGAATCAACGGAAGTTCACGGCATCAGCGATGATGATGTGAAGGATTCTCCCAAATTCCGCGAAATAGCAGGTAAAATTATCGATATGATTACCGGCTGCGACCTGGCAGGTTTTAATTCCAACCGTTTTGATGTGCCACTTTTGGCGGAAGAACTTTTGCGCGCAGGCGCTGATTTTGATTTGACGAAATTTAAGCTCGTAGATGCACAAACCATTTTCCACAAAATGGAACCACGAAACTTAACCGCAGCTTATCAGTTTTATTGCCGAAAAAGCCTGGAAAATGCGCATTCTGCCGAAGCTGATGTTTTGGCAACTTTTGAAGTTCTCGATGCGCAGGTCGGTCATTATCCGGATTTACCGAAAGATATCGCGGGATTGAGCGAGTTTTCTTCGCATCATAAATTTGCAGATTTAGCGGGATTTGTCGCTTTTGACAAAGATGAAAAGGAAATTTTCACCTTCGGAAAATACAAAGGTCAGCGTGTGAAAGATGTTTTCCAGAAAGACTTGGGCTATTACGGCTGGATTCAAAATGCAGATTTCCCGCTCTACACCAAAAAAGTGCTGACCGGAATTCAGTTGAGAAGCAGATTTTAG
- a CDS encoding CDP-alcohol phosphatidyltransferase family protein: protein MTFFKNNFANMLTLGNLMSGSIGVIHLITGNYKITALCIIISLVLDFFDGLVARALKANSPLGVQLDSLADMVSFGVLPGVVMYKALEPFGNQFLGFDLPFNIQYIGLFITLFSCLRLAIFNLDEEQTYYFKGLNTPSNTVLIFGLYYAFMENGAFSIYFENTLLLIMITLISSLILVSPVKMIAMKFKSMQLKDNYPKIALLAGGILILLLLKIPGIPVVVLYYILISVAFQRQLK from the coding sequence ATGACGTTCTTCAAAAACAACTTTGCGAATATGCTGACATTAGGAAACCTAATGTCCGGCAGCATTGGCGTAATTCACCTCATCACCGGAAATTATAAAATTACCGCCCTCTGCATCATCATTTCTTTAGTTCTGGATTTTTTTGACGGACTTGTGGCGCGCGCTTTGAAAGCCAATTCGCCGCTGGGCGTTCAGCTCGATTCGTTAGCGGATATGGTGAGTTTCGGTGTGCTTCCGGGCGTTGTAATGTATAAAGCGTTGGAACCTTTCGGAAACCAATTTTTAGGTTTTGATTTACCTTTTAACATTCAATATATCGGGCTTTTCATCACTTTGTTTTCCTGTCTGCGTCTCGCCATTTTTAATTTGGATGAAGAGCAAACCTATTATTTTAAAGGACTAAATACCCCATCCAACACGGTTTTGATTTTCGGACTCTACTACGCTTTTATGGAGAATGGCGCTTTCAGCATTTACTTTGAAAATACGCTTTTACTCATTATGATTACGCTGATTTCGTCGCTGATTTTAGTAAGTCCCGTAAAGATGATCGCCATGAAATTCAAATCAATGCAGCTGAAAGACAATTACCCAAAAATTGCCCTTTTAGCAGGCGGAATTTTAATTCTTCTTTTGTTGAAAATCCCGGGAATACCGGTGGTCGTTCTATATTATATTTTGATTTCTGTGGCGTTTCAAAGGCAGCTGAAATAA
- a CDS encoding LTA synthase family protein, translated as MNEIRKQEILALIYRIFLAYVFYQIARLLFWFFNKDLVPVDSFSEYLNIAYRGIAFDTTAILYVNSLFILLSLIPVLVNTRKSYQKFLFYLYFITNGIAFSLNFGDFIYYKFSQARLTTAAMQVAQHEDNVGKIFLTSLGEHPFVLIWFVVLMALWIYLYKKVKIAQKAPKKLVPYFLFSILTLCVAALFVVGGIRGDFRHSTRPINLVDANRHVEKPVQANLVLNSVFSFFRTITTNNFKEVHFVDEKFIEENIKPYKFYPRENVEPKPNVVIFILESFGKEYSGAFNKNSGIKNFESYTPFFDSLATESLIATNAFANGRQSIHGMSSVLAGIPSLKDAFTSSPFSNQKIQSVVSVANEMGYDTSFFHGAPNGSMGFLGFGNILGFKHYYGKTEFNNDQEFDGIWGIWDEPFFQFFAQTINQKNSPFLATIFSVSSHHPFKIPAKYEGKFKKGPLEIHEPIGYTDFALKKFFETAKKMPWYDNTIFVFVADHTNQVGYPEYEKAMNRFAIPMMFYSPNEKYNLHGEITTPAQQMDIYPTLADLMGYNKPIRSWGRSLVSGKSEDYLIVNSDSINEQMMIGNYIYLFNGENVTGIYSIDDKSLKNNLIKQPLNQEMKRGILLTKAWYQDYMDRVINRKLK; from the coding sequence ATGAACGAAATTAGAAAACAGGAAATTTTAGCCTTAATATACCGTATTTTTTTGGCTTACGTCTTTTATCAAATCGCACGGCTGCTGTTCTGGTTTTTCAATAAAGATCTCGTTCCTGTTGACAGTTTTTCCGAGTATTTAAACATCGCCTATCGCGGAATTGCCTTTGATACCACGGCGATTCTCTACGTGAACTCGCTTTTTATTCTTCTAAGCCTCATTCCGGTTCTTGTGAACACACGGAAATCGTACCAGAAATTTCTTTTCTATCTTTATTTTATTACGAACGGAATTGCTTTCAGCCTGAATTTCGGTGATTTCATTTATTATAAATTTTCCCAGGCGCGCCTTACTACAGCAGCTATGCAGGTGGCACAGCACGAAGATAATGTCGGAAAAATTTTTCTGACTTCGCTGGGCGAGCATCCTTTTGTGTTGATTTGGTTTGTGGTTTTGATGGCGTTGTGGATTTACCTTTATAAAAAGGTGAAAATTGCCCAAAAAGCGCCGAAAAAACTGGTGCCGTATTTTCTTTTTTCAATTCTTACGCTTTGCGTAGCTGCGCTTTTCGTGGTGGGCGGAATTCGAGGCGATTTCCGACATTCGACGCGGCCGATCAATTTGGTGGATGCCAACCGTCACGTAGAAAAACCCGTTCAGGCAAACTTGGTTTTGAACAGCGTTTTTTCATTTTTCCGTACGATTACGACCAATAATTTTAAGGAAGTTCATTTTGTGGATGAAAAATTCATCGAGGAAAATATTAAGCCTTATAAATTTTATCCACGCGAAAATGTGGAGCCAAAACCCAATGTGGTGATTTTCATTTTAGAAAGTTTTGGTAAAGAATATTCCGGTGCTTTCAATAAAAATTCCGGGATTAAAAATTTCGAATCTTATACGCCTTTTTTTGATAGTTTGGCAACGGAAAGTCTTATCGCGACGAATGCTTTTGCGAACGGGCGGCAGTCCATTCACGGCATGAGTTCCGTCTTGGCAGGAATTCCGAGCTTGAAAGATGCTTTCACGAGTTCGCCTTTTTCGAACCAGAAAATTCAGTCGGTGGTTTCTGTGGCGAACGAAATGGGTTATGATACCTCGTTTTTCCATGGTGCGCCAAACGGTTCGATGGGATTTTTAGGTTTCGGAAATATTTTGGGTTTCAAGCATTATTACGGAAAAACGGAATTTAATAATGATCAGGAGTTTGACGGCATTTGGGGAATTTGGGACGAACCGTTTTTTCAGTTTTTTGCGCAGACTATAAATCAAAAAAATTCGCCGTTTCTTGCCACTATTTTTTCGGTTTCCTCGCATCACCCTTTTAAAATTCCGGCAAAATATGAGGGAAAATTTAAAAAAGGACCGCTAGAAATTCACGAACCGATTGGTTATACGGATTTCGCTTTGAAAAAGTTCTTCGAAACCGCCAAAAAAATGCCGTGGTACGACAATACCATTTTCGTTTTTGTGGCGGATCATACGAATCAGGTGGGTTATCCGGAATACGAAAAAGCCATGAACCGCTTTGCGATCCCGATGATGTTTTATTCGCCCAACGAAAAATATAATCTGCATGGTGAAATTACAACGCCGGCGCAGCAGATGGATATTTATCCGACTTTAGCAGATTTAATGGGATATAACAAGCCGATCCGAAGCTGGGGCAGAAGTTTGGTTTCTGGTAAAAGCGAAGATTATTTGATTGTAAATTCCGATTCCATCAATGAACAGATGATGATTGGAAATTATATTTATCTTTTTAATGGTGAAAATGTTACCGGAATTTATTCCATCGACGATAAATCTTTGAAAAATAACCTGATTAAGCAACCTTTAAATCAAGAAATGAAAAGAGGAATTCTGCTTACCAAAGCGTGGTATCAGGATTATATGGACCGCGTTATCAATCGGAAGTTGAAGTAA
- a CDS encoding DUF2147 domain-containing protein: MKKIVFAFVALFFATLSYAQIEGKWKTIDDETGQAKSIVEITKKSNGKYYGKVTQLLIKPANPNCVDCSDDRKNKPILGMEVIRDMKKVGGEFTGGTITDPKTGKTYKCNISREGDKLNVRGYVGFSLIGRTQTWHAVK; encoded by the coding sequence ATGAAAAAAATAGTTTTTGCTTTTGTAGCCTTGTTTTTTGCGACATTGTCGTATGCCCAAATCGAAGGAAAATGGAAAACCATCGATGACGAAACCGGACAGGCTAAATCTATCGTGGAAATCACGAAAAAATCCAACGGTAAATATTACGGAAAAGTTACCCAACTTTTAATTAAACCGGCAAACCCAAACTGTGTTGACTGTAGCGACGACCGAAAAAACAAGCCGATTTTAGGTATGGAAGTAATCCGTGACATGAAAAAAGTAGGCGGCGAATTTACCGGCGGAACTATTACCGACCCAAAAACCGGCAAAACTTACAAGTGTAACATCAGCAGAGAAGGTGACAAATTAAATGTAAGAGGTTATGTAGGTTTTTCACTAATCGGTAGAACTCAAACCTGGCACGCAGTAAAATAA
- a CDS encoding pyruvate dehydrogenase complex E1 component subunit beta, whose amino-acid sequence MKEYTFREVIAQAMSEEMRKDDTIYLMGEEVAEYNGAYKASKGMLDEFGPKRVIDTPIAELGFTGIAIGSAMNGNRPIVEYMTFNFSLVGIDQIISNAAKIRQMSGGQWNCPIVFRGPTASAGQLGATHSQALESWYANIPGLKVVVPSNPYDAKGLLKTAIQDNDPVIFMESEQMYGDKMEIPEEEYYIPLGKADIKREGTDVTLVSFGKIMKLAIQAAEDLAKEGISVEVIDLRTVRPIDYDTVLESVKKTNRMVVLEEAWPLGSIATELTYMVQQKAFDYLDAPIKRITTPDAPAPYSAPLFAEWFPKLEKVKEELRKALYIKA is encoded by the coding sequence ATGAAGGAATATACTTTTAGAGAAGTTATTGCGCAGGCAATGAGTGAAGAAATGCGAAAAGATGACACCATTTATCTGATGGGGGAAGAAGTTGCCGAATACAATGGCGCGTATAAAGCCTCTAAAGGAATGTTGGATGAATTCGGCCCGAAAAGAGTAATCGATACTCCAATCGCTGAACTCGGTTTCACCGGCATCGCAATTGGCTCTGCCATGAACGGCAACCGGCCGATTGTGGAATATATGACTTTCAATTTCTCATTGGTTGGAATTGACCAAATCATCAGCAACGCGGCAAAAATCCGACAAATGTCCGGCGGACAGTGGAACTGCCCAATCGTTTTCCGTGGTCCTACAGCTTCTGCAGGTCAGTTGGGTGCAACGCATTCTCAGGCTTTGGAATCGTGGTATGCGAATATTCCTGGTTTAAAAGTAGTGGTTCCTTCAAATCCATATGATGCAAAAGGTTTGTTGAAAACGGCAATTCAGGACAATGATCCTGTAATTTTCATGGAATCCGAGCAGATGTATGGCGATAAAATGGAAATCCCGGAAGAAGAATATTACATCCCGTTGGGAAAAGCCGATATTAAGCGTGAAGGTACAGACGTGACATTGGTTTCCTTCGGAAAAATCATGAAACTGGCTATTCAGGCAGCTGAAGATTTAGCAAAAGAGGGAATCTCGGTAGAAGTTATCGACCTTCGAACTGTGCGCCCAATCGACTACGACACGGTGTTGGAATCTGTTAAAAAGACGAACCGTATGGTGGTTTTAGAAGAAGCCTGGCCTTTAGGTTCCATCGCTACAGAACTTACTTATATGGTACAGCAAAAAGCGTTTGATTATCTTGATGCGCCAATTAAGAGAATTACCACTCCGGATGCGCCGGCGCCATATTCGGCACCGCTCTTCGCAGAATGGTTCCCGAAACTTGAAAAAGTAAAAGAAGAACTTAGAAAAGCGCTTTATATTAAAGCTTAA
- a CDS encoding KUP/HAK/KT family potassium transporter, giving the protein MSENTISHFDTKKLTAVGVLVSLGIVFGDIGTSPLYVMKAIVNARKETGSMPFDEYIEGALSCIIWTLTLQTTIKYVVIALRADNKGEGGILSLYSLVKRLKKKWLYVVAIIGAATLVADSVITPSLTVMSAVEGLKIFSPHTPVVAITLIILAVVFFIQQFGTASIGKFFGPIMVLWFLVLGIFGAVHIVDHLDILKAFNPYYAYNLITHSPTAIVIMGAVFLCTTGAEALYSDLGHCGKKNIRVSWAFVKVMLILNYLGQGAWLLDNYHKVAQGINPIFGIMPQWAVLPGVILATAAAIIASQSVITGSFTMFSEAMSVTFWPNQQIDYPSGVKGQMYIPRINYGLMLLCFIVVIYFQKSEAMEAAYGLTITITMLMTTTLLFFWLRRNKATKVFAFGFLAVYLFIELGFFYANVIKFFDGGWLTMVLGGFIAVCMYAWYNGRSIKGKFIKFVKLDKYVPVIKELKLDETIPKYATNLAFLSRAKRADEVESKIIYSIIRKQPKRADHYFILNIINQEDPFTFSYTIDEIMPGTIYRINFMLGFKIDRRINDYFDQVLEDMMEEGTIPSRSSHPSLRSYNVPPDLKYVIIDNTYINDTLLTVKEKIILNIYNFVKYIGSDDFKAWGISAHNVVVESAPLLDQKIITNKIQQVSFKRSDS; this is encoded by the coding sequence ATGTCTGAAAATACTATATCGCATTTTGATACCAAAAAGCTGACCGCAGTAGGAGTTTTAGTTTCACTGGGTATTGTTTTTGGCGATATCGGAACTTCACCGCTTTATGTAATGAAGGCGATTGTTAATGCGCGGAAGGAAACGGGCAGTATGCCTTTTGATGAATATATTGAAGGTGCACTTTCATGTATTATTTGGACACTTACACTGCAGACCACCATTAAATATGTTGTAATCGCATTAAGAGCTGATAACAAAGGTGAGGGCGGCATTCTGTCGTTGTACTCGCTGGTGAAACGGCTGAAAAAGAAATGGCTGTACGTGGTTGCTATCATTGGAGCGGCAACTCTTGTTGCAGACAGTGTAATTACGCCATCGCTTACCGTAATGTCTGCCGTGGAAGGGCTGAAAATTTTCAGTCCGCATACACCTGTGGTCGCCATTACTTTAATCATCTTGGCGGTTGTGTTTTTCATACAGCAGTTTGGTACGGCCTCTATCGGTAAGTTTTTCGGACCAATCATGGTATTGTGGTTTTTGGTTTTAGGGATTTTCGGTGCTGTTCATATTGTAGATCATCTGGATATTTTAAAAGCCTTTAATCCGTATTATGCCTACAACTTAATTACGCATTCACCGACGGCCATTGTGATTATGGGTGCCGTTTTCCTGTGTACTACGGGTGCCGAAGCTTTGTATTCCGATTTGGGACATTGCGGTAAAAAAAATATCAGGGTAAGCTGGGCTTTTGTAAAAGTGATGTTGATTTTAAACTATTTAGGGCAAGGTGCCTGGCTACTGGACAACTATCATAAAGTGGCGCAGGGCATTAATCCTATCTTCGGTATTATGCCGCAATGGGCGGTACTTCCCGGTGTGATTTTAGCAACAGCGGCGGCTATTATTGCAAGCCAGTCGGTTATTACCGGTTCTTTTACCATGTTTTCAGAAGCGATGTCGGTTACCTTTTGGCCGAATCAGCAGATTGATTATCCTTCCGGTGTTAAAGGGCAGATGTATATTCCGCGCATCAATTATGGTTTGATGCTATTGTGTTTCATTGTGGTCATATATTTCCAAAAATCTGAAGCGATGGAAGCGGCGTACGGTTTAACTATTACCATTACGATGCTCATGACGACCACACTGCTGTTTTTCTGGCTCAGGCGGAATAAAGCGACCAAGGTTTTTGCCTTTGGATTTTTAGCTGTTTACCTGTTTATAGAGCTTGGATTTTTCTATGCCAATGTCATCAAATTTTTCGATGGTGGCTGGCTCACTATGGTCTTGGGCGGCTTTATCGCGGTCTGTATGTACGCCTGGTATAACGGCCGTTCCATCAAAGGGAAATTTATCAAATTCGTGAAGCTTGATAAATATGTTCCAGTCATCAAAGAGTTGAAACTCGATGAAACAATACCGAAATATGCAACCAACCTCGCCTTTTTAAGTCGGGCCAAAAGAGCCGATGAAGTAGAGTCTAAAATTATTTATTCCATCATCCGGAAACAGCCGAAACGTGCAGATCATTATTTCATTCTCAATATTATCAATCAGGAAGATCCGTTCACCTTCAGTTATACGATTGACGAAATTATGCCGGGAACCATTTACCGCATCAATTTCATGCTCGGATTTAAAATCGACCGTCGCATCAACGATTATTTCGATCAGGTTTTGGAAGATATGATGGAAGAGGGAACTATTCCGTCGCGCAGCAGCCATCCGTCTTTGCGTTCCTACAACGTACCGCCCGACTTAAAATATGTGATTATCGACAATACGTATATTAATGACACCTTGCTTACAGTAAAAGAAAAAATCATTCTGAACATTTACAATTTCGTGAAATATATCGGAAGTGATGACTTCAAAGCCTGGGGAATTTCTGCGCACAATGTAGTTGTTGAATCTGCGCCATTATTGGATCAGAAAATAATTACCAACAAAATTCAGCAGGTGAGTTTTAAGCGTTCTGACTCTTAA
- a CDS encoding Fur family transcriptional regulator encodes MNAKHKELNIATIKEVLRQYLQEKGFRNTPERYTILEEIYNLEHHFNVDDLYLLMMQKKYHVSKATIYNTIEIFLDAGLIRKHQFGEKTLTSSSYEKSYFNMQHDHMVIYKKDSNKEIQEIIEFCDPRIQGIKESIENAFGVNIDSHSLYFYGTKKD; translated from the coding sequence ATGAACGCGAAGCATAAAGAACTCAATATTGCCACTATAAAAGAGGTTTTACGACAGTATCTTCAGGAAAAAGGTTTTAGAAATACACCGGAACGCTACACGATTCTGGAAGAAATTTACAACCTGGAACATCACTTTAATGTCGATGATCTGTATTTGCTAATGATGCAAAAAAAATATCACGTGTCCAAAGCCACCATTTACAACACCATCGAAATATTTTTAGATGCTGGCCTCATCCGAAAACACCAGTTTGGCGAAAAGACGCTCACTTCTTCATCGTATGAAAAATCGTACTTCAATATGCAGCACGATCATATGGTGATTTATAAAAAAGATTCCAACAAAGAAATCCAAGAAATCATTGAGTTTTGTGACCCACGTATTCAGGGCATTAAAGAATCCATCGAAAATGCTTTCGGCGTAAACATTGATTCCCATTCACTTTATTTTTACGGAACCAAAAAGGATTAA